Proteins encoded within one genomic window of Macrobrachium nipponense isolate FS-2020 chromosome 9, ASM1510439v2, whole genome shotgun sequence:
- the LOC135217983 gene encoding uncharacterized protein LOC135217983, whose product MKFLVLALLVAFACASEIEKREAEPSYGGYGHISYHHRPSYGYGYSNHNHKRSADPEPEAEPSNGYGSSYGYRPVAYGYSHRYYKRSADPEPETDHSYGSSYGYRPVAYGYSQRYHKRSADPEPEADHTYGSSYGYRPVAYGYSHRYHKRSADPEPEADHSYGSSYGNRPVAYGYSHRYHKRSADPEPEADHSYGSSYGYRPVTYGYSHHYHKRSADPEPEADHSYGSYSGYRPVAYGYSHRYHKRSADPEPEPDHSYGSSYMYQPVAYGYSHRYHKRSAHPEPEAEPSYVYGHSYGYPRYRPVIYG is encoded by the exons ATGAAGTTTCTG gtGCTTGCACTCTTAGTGGCTTTTGCTTGCGCTTCTGAGATAGAGAAGCGAGAGGCGGAACCAAGTTATGGAGGATATGGCCACATAAGCTACCATCATCGTCCTTCCTATGGATATGGCTATTCTAATCACAATCATAAACGATCTGCTGATCCTGAACCTGAGGCTGAACCTTCCAATGGCTATGGCTCTTCTTATGGGTATCGGCCAGTCGCCTATGGCTACTCTCACCGCTATTACAAGAGGTCTGCTGATCCTGAGCCAGAAACTGATCATTCCTATGGCTCTTCTTATGGGTATCGCCCAGTCGCTTACGGCTACTCTCAGCGTTATCACAAGAGGTCTGCTGATCCTGAGCCAGAAGCTGATCATACCTATGGCTCCTCTTATGGGTATCGGCCAGTCGCCTATGGCTACTCTCACCGCTAtcacaagagatctgctgatcctGAGCCAGAAGCTGATCATTCCTATGGCTCCTCTTATGGGAATCGACCAGTCGCCTATGGCTACTCTCACCGCTAtcacaagagatctgctgatcctGAGCCAGAAGCTGATCATTCCTATGGCTCTTCTTATGGGTATCGCCCAGTCACCTATGGCTACTCTCACCACTATCACAAAAGATCTGCTGATCCTGAGCCAGAAGCTGATCATTCCTATGGCTCCTATTCTGGGTATCGGCCAGTCGCCTATGGCTACTCTCACCGCTAtcacaagagatctgctgatcctGAGCCAGAACCTGATCATTCCTATGGCTCTTCTTATATGTATCAGCCAGTCGCCTATGGCTACTCTCACCGCTATCACAAGAGGTCTGCTCATCCTGAGCCAGAAGCTGAACCTTCGTATGTATATGGCCACTCATATGGTTACCCCAGATACCGCCCAGTAATTTACGGATAA